From Deltaproteobacteria bacterium, one genomic window encodes:
- a CDS encoding DUF3052 domain-containing protein yields MAGYSGTPLHQKLGLKPGTAYAVLGAPAGYLHKLDPPPGARALSGTKGANLVQLFVTREAELQKRLPALVKTLPADGALWVSWPKGKQKAAVPTDLDDDIVRARGLAAGLVDVKVCAVDEIWSGLKFVFRLADRPKKARAKK; encoded by the coding sequence ATGGCCGGCTACTCCGGGACGCCGCTGCACCAGAAGCTGGGGCTCAAGCCGGGCACCGCCTACGCGGTGCTCGGCGCCCCGGCGGGCTATCTCCACAAGCTGGATCCGCCGCCCGGCGCCCGCGCCCTCTCGGGCACGAAGGGCGCCAACCTGGTTCAGCTCTTCGTCACCCGCGAGGCCGAGCTGCAGAAGCGCTTGCCCGCGCTGGTGAAGACGCTCCCGGCCGACGGCGCGCTCTGGGTGAGCTGGCCCAAGGGCAAGCAGAAGGCAGCGGTGCCCACCGACCTCGACGACGACATCGTCCGCGCGCGCGGGCTCGCGGCCGGGCTCGTCGACGTGAAGGTCTGCGCGGTGGACGAGATCTGGAGCGGGCTGAAGTTCGTGTTCCGGCTCGCGGACCGGCCCAAGAAGGCCCGCGCGAAGAAGTGA